The following are encoded in a window of Palaemon carinicauda isolate YSFRI2023 chromosome 31, ASM3689809v2, whole genome shotgun sequence genomic DNA:
- the LOC137624601 gene encoding myoneurin-like, translated as MEEEMLELIWTNHGPIFRYWFTEHREKERYTDATIGCEGKLYAVHKLVLATCSNYFDEVFEHTEGKHPVLLLHDVKQHELEAILCYMYTGSANVSQLNLSRFMMVAKALQIKGLAVPDGDSSDPLVAVESPQVDDNKGSSSGGYCWQESEMGSMQSMSDSSELHDDMDNMHQGTSGVIKKEDMDRKKRENKDQYSFPGFKYKSVEGANDGDLIKKREVLEKIISQTERQFITDGKQHFAQEKAGIIQQEHSAAIKTEPDEYVDQRKLLKKEKFSSPESSKLFKGTMKRNLNGQKKSSLTKVKTSKFKSMKKHLLSHTGEKAYKCLKCPASFTRKYALHRHVQKHVDIEEFSCTYCHAKFPSKAFLTIHMETHDKSKPYVCTLCHASFSRKDKLTVHIRNHETEGTGKVIAQMKNLSSKVFVCNECPATFETHSQFVEHSEMHAGERQFPCTVCPAAFAKRVHLSRHFLTHKGFGSKDKLQDSN; from the exons GAACGGTACACTGATGCAACAATTGGATGTGAGGGAAAATTATATGCTGTTCACAAGCTGGTCCTTGCCACTTGCAGCAATTATTTCGATGAAGTCTTCGAGCACACCGAAGGCAAACATCCGGTACTTTTGCTCCACGATGTCAAACAGCACGAGTTGGAAGCCATCCTCTGCTACATGTACACGGGGTCGGCTAACGTATCCCAGCTTAATCTTTCGAGGTTCATGATGGTTGCAAAGGCCTTGCAGATCAAAGGGCTTGCTGTTCCAGATGGGGATTCCAGTGACCCTCTGGTAGCTGTGGAGAGTCCCCAAGTGGACGACAATAAGGGCTCCTCGTCTGGTGGTTATTGCTGGCAAGAGAGCGAAATGGGATCCATGCAGTCTATGTCCGACAGCTCTGAATTACACGACGATATGGATAATATGCATCAGGGTACAAGTGGTGTCATTAAAAAAGAAGATATGGATAGAAAGAAGAGGGAAAACAAAGACCAGTACTCTTTTCCTGGATTTAAATACAAGAGTGTTGAG GGTGCTAATGACGGAGATCTGATCAAGAAGAGAGAAGTTCTGGAGAAGATAATATCACAAACAGAAAGGCAGTTCATCACAGATGGAAAGCAACACTTTGCACAGGAGAAAGCAGGGATTATACAGCAAGAACATTCTGCAGCTATCAAAACTGAACCGGATGAATATGTTGACCAAAGGAAGCTGctgaaaaaagaaaagttttcttcGCCAGAGTCTTCAAAACTCTTTAAG GGCACCATGAAAAGGAATCTTAATGGTCAAAAGAAGAGCAGCCTCACCAAAGTTAAAACGAGTAAGTTCAAGAGTATGAAGAAACACCTTCTCTCTCATACGGGGGAGAAGGCTTATAAATGTCTAAAGTGCCCTGCCTCCTTCACGCGGAAGTACGCCCTTCATCGACATGTGCAGAAGCATGTCGATATTGAAGAATTTTCCTGTACCTACTGCCATGCCAAGTTTCCTAGCAAGGCTTTCCTGACGATCCATATGGAAACGCATGACAAAAGTAAACCGTACGTGTGTACTCTGTGCCATGCCTCTTTTTCCCGCAAAGACAAATTGACTGTTCACATAAGGAATCACGAGACTGAAGGTACAGGGAAAGTGATAGCTCAGATGAAAAATCTCAGCAGTAAAGTATTTGTGTGCAATGAGTGCCCAGCCACATTTGAGACTCATAGCCAATTTGTTGAACATAGTGAGATGCATGCAGGTGAGAGACAGTTCCCTTGCACTGTATGTCCTGCAGCATTTGCTAAGAGAGTCCACTTGAGCAGGCATTTCTTGACTCACAAAGGGTTTGGCTCAAAAGACAAGCTCCAAGATAGTAATTGA